In Shewanella glacialimarina, the genomic stretch ATGTTTATTCCCTACAAACAGGTTGGGGTAATTAAAATATAGTTTAAAACAACGCGGTTTGTTATAACCATTAATTGTAACAGTTTCTAAATATCAGGTTTTAGGATATAAAAAGTGATTTTTGAGGTGAAAGTTTTTCATTATTTTGGCTGTTATATGGATTGTGCCACTATAAAAACATTCTATTCTGAAAGTTTTTGGTAAGTTTGTGGGTGTTAGACTAGTAATCATTAGCCCTAGGTTGATATACTCGCCAGCAGAAGAACGTGATTGGTACTCTTCTCTGTTACTAGGTAAATGTTACTGACAAGATAGCCTAAAAATAAACATGCCTAGACCCTAAACGACCTAAGAAATGATTGGAGTTATTATGGAAGTTCATGAATACGAAAACGCTTACTATCAAGTAAAAGACGACGTGTTAGAGTCTCTGCCTTCTGATGAAGAGTAGAGTTTGAACGAGGAATAATGGCCTATAGATTTAGGTTTACACTCCAAGCGACAATGCAAAAAACATTAAAATAGCAGCCTAGGCTGCTATTTTTTTGTTGTATTTTTTGGAGAGTAATCTAAAGGTTAACTGACCTTATCTGGCAAGTTTTTTGTAGGTAGTGATTAGTATGTTGTCGTTCATAATGATTGAACACGGATTAAGCGTACTTCGAACAACAATAATAAACTCAGGTTATTAGCCACTAATACGGCCTTTTTCTGGTAATACTTCTACAATAATCCACTTTTTACCTTTCTTCTTTAAATGCAGTGTTCTGTCGTCTACCCAAGGTCTACCGCCTTTAAGTCCTTCCATTTTGACAATAATAGTCACTTCATCAGTAAACTTACGAAAAAAATCGATATCGATTTCATCAATGCTCATATTGACTTCGGTCATTGATAATCCCATCACATGACGCTGTACTGATGAGGCAATGTGGTAGTGTTCTAATACTTCACGTAACTCAGGTGTTACGTAGGGTAACGCTTTACTTATGTCCCTTTCGTTATAGATAGCTTCTAAAAAACTTAATGTGACACTTTCTGGTGTTTGTGGGGCTTCGCCTTTTTCAATGACTTTTTCACAGCCTAATAAGGCTATCAAGCTAAAAATAAATACAAATCTAAACATAAAAATATGCTGTTCCTATAAAGACACTCATTAAGGGATGACCCCGTTAGAGTATTAAAATGCCGTTAAAGCCTACAGTTTGTGCAAAACCTAGCCAAATGAATGGGTAATAGTATCTATAATTAAATTATCACTGGCAAGGTAAGTCTATAAATTGCTATGGTGAATTGGTGTAAACAATGTATTCGCCTTTAATTGCAGTATTTATAACTGCGAGTAAATTTTTACATCTTAAAGGTTATCCACAGAATCTGTGGACAAGTATGTGAATGGATTAATGATGGCTGATTAAGTCATTGTTTTTTATTAGCTATATTTCGTGGTTAAAAAGTGCCTTTTACGTATTATTGAAAGATATTAAAAAGCACTGCTTATTAGCAGTGCTTTTTTGTTAGCTTGAATAATAGCTTTGAAGCAATAATATTGGTTGTTGGCTAAGATTTAGCCTTTGCTTCATTTTGTGCGGATTGAATAGCCGTCAATGCGATAGTGTAAACAATATCATCGACTAATGCGCCGCGAGATAAGTCATTTACAGGTTTACGCATGCCTTGCAACATTGGTCCAATACTGACTAGATCGGCACTACGCTGAACCGCTTTGTAGGTTGTGTTACCCGTATTCAAATCTGGGAAAATAAATACTGTGGCTTTACCCGCGACTGGACTATTAGGTGCTTTAGACATGGCGACATTAGGCATAACCGCGGCATCATATTGTAATGGACCGTCAATGATGAGGTCGGGACGTTTTTCTTTGGCAATACGAGTTGCTTCACGTACTTTATCCACATCTGATCCCGTACCTGAAGTACCTGTTGAATAACTTATCATAGCGACACGAGGTTCAATACCAAATGCAGCAGCAGATTCTGCAGATTGAATTGCAATGTCTGCCAACTGTTCAGGGTTGGGATCTGGATTAATGGCACAGTCGCCGTATACGAGCACCTGGTCTGGCATCAACATAAAGAATATCGAAGAGACTAAGCTTGAGCCTGGCGCTGTTTTGATCAGCTGCAATGGAGGGCGAATCGTATTCGCTGTGGTATTGATTGCACCAGATACAATGCCGTCAACTTCATTTTCAGCCAACATCATAGTACCGAGTACCATGTTATCTTCTAGCTGCTCTCTGGCTACGACTTCCGTTAAGCCTTTATGGCGACGAAGGTTTAGCATAGGTTCGACGTATTTCTCACGTGCGGTTTCAGGGTCGATAATTTCAACTCCTTCACCTAGCACCACATCTTGAACCGAAGCAATACGAAGAATCTCTTCTCTATTGCCTAACAATACACAACGGGCAATACCACGTTCAGCGCAAATAGCCGCAGCTTTAATGGTGCGTGGCTCTTCGCCTTCAGGTAGCACAATTTTCTTGCGCGCAGCACGAGCTAATTCGGTTAGTTTGTAACGGAAAGCGGGCGGTGATAAGCGATGTTCGCGAGTTGAATCCTGAGTGACACTTTCGATCCAGCTTTGATCGATATGGCTGGCGACATATTCTTGTACTTTCTCAACTCGAACCGCATCGTCTACAGGTACTTCATGATCAAAACGTTGAATGTTGAGTGAGGTTTGCCAGGTGTTACTGTCAATTAAGAATACCGGTAAACCTGTTTCGAATGCCTGTTCGCATAATTTCATAATTTCAGGTTCAGGCTCATAGCCACCGGTCAGCAGTAATGCACCAATTTTGACACCATTCATTGCCGCTAAACAGGCCGAGACGATAACATCAGATCGATCACCAGAGGTGACCAATAATGAGTTAGTCTTAATATGGGTTACCATATTAGGAATTGAACGAGCACAAAAAGTGACACGACGCATGCGTCGAATATGCATTTCACCCGCATTGATTATTCTGGCATTTAAATGTTTTGCTAAATCTGATGCACGAGGCGAAATCAAATCTAAATTAAATGGTACGCTGCCAAGAATGCGCAGTGGGCTTTTTCCTGGTAGCTGAAACATGCCTGCGGTATCACCGACTTTAACGTTGTTATGATCAAATACTTCAGACAAGTCTGGACGAGCACGACCTTCATTATCGGTAGGAGCGCCAATTTTGTTAATAATAGAACCAATTACGCGTTTATTTTTAGCCCCACCCCATGAGTTATAAGCAATTTCTAAGCGGTTCATTAAGCCATTAGGGGTGTCATTACCTGGTGTTGCAATGAAAATAACATCAGCATCAAGTGCTTTGGCTATTTCATAGTTAATATCATCGGCAAATGGGTGGCTGCGGGTAGGCACTAACCCTTCTACTACAATAATTTCAGTATTGGCGGCACACTCTGATGCCCGTGCAATAATTTGCTCCATTAGCACATCTGTTTGTTCAGAGCGGATTAACGCTTCAGCGTGCTCCATACCAAATGGCTCTAACGGATTAACGGTGGGCGATTTGCTTAAAATGGTGGTAGAGCGCTCAGGGCCTTTATCGCCAGAGCGTATTTGTGCAATTGGCTTGAAAAATTGTACTTTTACGCCCTTACGTTCAAGCGCGCGCACCATACCTAAACTGAGTGATGTTAAGCCCACGCCGATACCGATCGGAACGAGCATAATATTTCGAGACATATAAACCTCAATAAAATTTTAATGACTAAAGCCAAACCTCTAAAGCTGAGTTTGCTTAGTTTTTGTTAGGTGTGCTTATTTTAACCGAGTCTATTTAGCTGAGATTAATTTAACCGCATCTTCAGCAATAACCCACTCTTCATTAGTTGGAATAACCATAGCCACAGGGCTATTATCAGCGGTAATAATACCGTCGTGGCCGAAACGAGCAGCTTTGTTTTTAGTATCATCGACTTTGAAGTTAAATATAGCTAATAAATCTAATACCTTTGCACGAATTAAGTCAGAGTTTTCACCAATACCACCAGTGAAAATTATCGCATCTAATCGTCCTAGTGGCACTGTATATGATGCAATATACTTGGCTAAACGATAGCAGAAAATCTCTAGTGCTAATGTCGCGCCTTTGTGGCCATCTTGATAGCCTTCTTCAATGCCACGACAATCATTAGTCAGTTCTGAAATCCCCAGTAGTCCACTTTGCTTATTTAACAGGTTGTTGACTTCAGTTAGGGTGTATCCGAGTTGATTGACTAAATGAAAAATAATCGATGGGTCTAAGTCGCCACAACGTGTGCCCATCACTAGACCTTCAAGTGGGGTTAACCCCATTGAAGTATCAACACTTTTACCGCCTTTAATCGCAGTAACCGATGCGCCATTGCCCAAGTGTGCGACGATAACATTGGTATCGGCAATGTCTTTGTTTAATACTTTTGCCGCTTCACGGCTGACATAAAAATGACTGGTACCGTGCATGCCATAGCGACGAATGCCATGCTCGCGATACAATTTATATGGAAGAGCATAAATATAGGCTTTTTCAGGCATTGACTGGTGAAATGCGGTATCAAATACTGCTACTTGAGGCAGTGTTGGAAATGATGCCATTGCTGCACGAATACCAATTAAGTGAGCCGGGTTATGAAGCGGAGCAAGTGATGCGCAGTTTTCAATACCCTGAATGACATCAGGAGTGATAATCACTGAGCGGGTGAATTTCTCGCCACCATGAACAATACGATGACCAATGGCTTTGATCTGTGCGGCTAATTCTGGATGGCCCGCTAGAATAGTTTTAACAATATATTCAACGGCTTCACGATGTGCGGTAAATGCGCCTAACTTTGCTTCGTTTTTGCCGCCTTGAGCTTTCCATTTAATGCGCGAGTCCTCAAGGCCAAAGCATTCTGCTAAACCTGAAATGTGCTCTTCACCCGATTGGGCGCCAATAACGGCAAATTTTAGCGATGAACTGCCGCAGTTTAAAACTAATACTAAATCATCTGACTCTAGGTTATCTGACATAATTAGACCTTACTAAGCTTAATCAAAAATTTTAAAGAGTGCGCCGCATAATCGATGTTAGGCAGTGCATTGGTATCGTGTGTTAGCCAACATCATTTTGGCTGTTTATTTGGGACAAACTTACTCAATATGCTATTGTTTAAGTATGTTCCACCATGTTAGGTAATTCTCTTTGGTACTCAATGTTGTCACGCTAATTCGCGACGGTAAAAAATACATGTCCACTTGGCCCATGGTGCGCCAGTTAGGCTTTTATTTTCCTGAATATCGTGTCGTTAAAGCGACTCAAACTGCCTTTTGGGCAATGCCAGTTATTGCCTTATTTGTTGCATCTAGCCAAATTTATGTTTTAGGTTGGGGTCATTTCCCCCAAACTTTGGCGATGACCCTGTTTATTATTAGTTTACCTATTCAAGGCTTGCTCTGGCTTGGTTGGCGTTCACGTCATCCATTGCCATTAAGTTTGTTTGATTGGAGCAATCAGCTTAGTCAAAAACTCAACCAAATGGGCGTTAATTGCCAACCACTAGGTGCCAAAGCGTGTTACTTAGATTTTGCTAGCTTACTTAATATTGCCTTTAACCGATTGGATAAGCATTATTGGGATGAGCTATAAGTTACATGTGCTAACATTACCTAACTGTAAGCATCGGATTAAAAAATAGCTTCAATACCACGGTCAGTGAATACTTGTTTAATGGATAACATGGTTTGTTCACTTGGCGGTGATAAATTAGCAAGAGGCGATGCTTCGCCATAGGCTTGCCATTTATGCTCACCTAGCTGGTGAAACGGCAATAATTCTACTTTTTCCACATTGGTCATGGGCTTGATAAATTCAGCAAGCTTAATTGCCGATTCAATATCATCGGTAAAACCATTGACCACCACATAGCGTATCCAGGTTTTTTGCCCTCGAGTTGCCAGGTACTGAGCAAATTGCAATGTGCGTTGATTGCTGACTTTTGTGAGCAAAATATGAGTTGGGTCGTCCATTTGTTTAATATCGAGTAACACTAAATCAGTACTATCAAGTAACTCATCGATAACAGGATCGTATTTTCGGACAAAGCCATTGGTATCAAGACAAGTATGAATAGCTTGGTCTTTACAGGCTTTGAAAAGCTCAGCGACAAATTCGGCCTGTAAAATGGCTTCACCACCACTTGCAGTAACTCCGCCGCCACTGGCTTCTAAAAAGGGGCGATAGGTGATAATTTGCGACATCAACTCACCAACAGTGACTTCTTTACCGGCCTCTAAGTCCCAGGTATCACGGTTATGGCAGTATTGGCAGCGCATTAAGCAGCCTTGCATAAAAGCAATGTAGCGAATACCAGGACCATCAACGGTACCAAATGATTCGATGGAGTGGATGCGTCCCTTTGCCATATAACACCCTTTATAAATGAGAGTAATAAACCAATATTCAATAAAAAAGCTGCATCGAATATTCGATACAGCTAATTTTAGCAGAGTTTATAAACCTTTAGTGAAGGTTCTGGTGATAACGTCTTGCTGCTGCTCTGTGGTAAGAGCATTAAAACGCACAGCGTAGCCAGACACTCGAATGGTGAGTTGTGGATACTTGTCTGGATTAATAATCGCATCTTCAAGCATTTCACGGTTCATCACGTTAACGTTCAAATGTTGACCACCTTGTTGATGATCATTGTGCATGAAGTAACCATCCATCAATGCAGCAAGGTTATTGCGACGCGTACTATCTTCTTTACCTAGCGCATTGGGCACAATAGAGAAGGTATAAGAAATACCGTCTTGTGCGTGCTCAAAGGGTAGCTTGCCCACAGAGGTTAATGATGCAATAGCGCCATTTTCATCACGACCATGCATTGGGTTGGCACCTGGCGCAAAAGGCGCACCAGAGCGGCGGCCATCTGGCGTGTTACCGGTTTTCTTACCATAAACCACGTTAGAGGTAATGGTTAAGATTGATTGAGTAGGTATCGCATTGCGATACATTTTTTTATCGCGAATTTTCGCCATAAAACGCTCAACTAAGTCACAGGCGATATCATCTACACGTGAGTCATTATTACCAAACTTCGGATAATCACCTTCAATATCAAAATCAACGGCAATACCACTCTCATCACGAATAGGTTTTACTTTGGCATATTTAATCGCTGAAAGTGAGTCAGCTGCAATCGATAAACCGGCAATACCACAGGCCATAGTACGACGAACATCACGGTCGTGTAATGCCATTAACGCAGCTTCATAAGAATACTTATCGTGCATAAAGTGAATACTATTAAGTGCTGTGACATATTGGGTCGCTAACCAATCCATTTGCGAATCTAAACGCGTCATCACATCATCAAAATCTAGCACTGTGTCAGTAATTGCTGCGGTTTTTGGGGCAATTTGTTTTTTAAGCTTTTCGTCAACGCCACCATTAATAGCGTAAAGCATGGTTTTGGCTAAGTTAGCGCGAGCACCGAAAAACTGCATATGTTTGCCGACAATCATAGGGCTAACACAACAGGCAATCGCATAATCGTCCGATTGGAAGTCTGGGCGCATTAGGTCGTCATTTTCATACTGAATTGAGCTGGTATCGATAGTGACTTTTGCGCAATAACTTTTAAAGCCCTGTGGCAATTTTGTTGACCACAATACGGTGATATTTGGCTCAGGGCTTGGGCCCATATTGTATAGGGTATGTAAGAAACGGAAACTTGATTTAGTCACTAAAGTACGACCGTCTACACCCATACCTGCAATAGATTCTGTTGCCCAAATAGGGTCGCCAGAGAATAGTTCATCGTATTCAGGGGTGCGTAAAAAACGAACCATACGCAGTTTCATCACAAAATGGTCAACCATTTCCTGAGCCTGTTGTTCAGTAATGATGCCATTTTTAATATCACGTTCAATAAAGATATCTAGAAATGATGAGGTACGCCCTAAAGACATTGCCGCGCCATTTTGGCTTTTAACTGCCGCTAAATAACCAAAATAGGTCCACTGAATAGCTTCTTTCGCTGACGTGGCGGGTACTGAAATATCACAGCCATATTTAGCGGCCATCACTTTCATTTGCGTTAATGCACGGTATTGTTCAGATATTTCTTCGCGAAGCTGGATAACGTTATTGAGATCGTCACCCGCTTCCATTTGAGCCTGTAAAGAGGTGAACTGGGCAAGCTTGTCTTGCATTAAATAGTCGATACCGTATAAGGCAATACGACGGTAATCACCAATAATTCGACCACGGCCATAAGCATCAGGTAAGCCAGTTAATATCCCCGATTTACGACAAGCCATAATTTCAGGGGTGTAAACATCAAATACACCCTGATTGTGGGTTTTACGTAGCTCAGAATAAATGTAGTTAATATCACTGTCTAATTCGCGGTCGTAAGCTTTACACGAGCCTTCAACCATACGAATGCCACCATTAGGTAACATGGCACGTTTAAGTGGGGCATCTGTCTGTAAGCCAACTATGGTTTCAAGTTCTTGATTGATATAACCGGCATCGTGAGAGGTGATAGTCGACACCATTTTGGTGTCAAAATCTATCGGGGCATGGGTGGTGTTTTCTTGCTTGATGCCTTCCATCACTTTATCCCATAAAGATAAAGTTGCGTCAGTGGCATCGGCTAGAAAGGATTCGTCACCTTCATAAGGAGTATAATTATGCTGAATAAAATCTCGAACGTTGACCTGTGTTTTCCAGTCACCTGCGACAAAGTTATTCCACGCATTTGCAAAAACAGTTGTGTTATCAGTCATGTCATTTTTACCTTTAAACTTAATGAATCGGTATGTCAGTCTGTTTGGCATTACTGCGGCTTTAACATCAGTCACACTATCTTAGCTAACAGGCTGTAAAATTCTTTTCAGGTTATTTGGGCTATTTACTACAAGATAACCTGATTTATCTTGTCTTCTCTGTAACGTCAAATCCATGAAACGATATTGAACTGGATTATTATTTATCTACATAGACGTTAAAAGGATATTTGTAAGCTTAGTTTTACATGGTTTCTTGGTAAGACCAATTTACCAATATATAATACCACAGCATATTTACATTGGCATTAATTGACCTGGAATTCATAAGGTATTTGATCAAAACTGTTAGCTAGCTAACAGTTTTGGCACTATAATTCGCGACATTAGGCGGAATTAATTAATATCTCGCTATTGAATGTGCAATCATTCCTGTCATAAAGTTCATTTTAGCAGTTTTGTTGCGCACTAATTGTTATCAAAAAGCAACCTGTAATTGGTCTTACCAAAGCACCTTAATGGTTTTTGGTTTTAAATTGTAGGTGAAAAAGAATAAGCGAATGTGGCTTATAGATGGTAGTCCGTGTGCTCTAGCGAGTAATGTTTGCATCGAGAGTGATTAATGAAATCTGAAAATACCCAAACCACTTTAGTGGGCAATCAACATGCCATCATTAAAGCCGAAACATCCTTGTCTATTGCTGATGATTATGGAATGAAAAAAGTCCAAAAATCTTCTTGGCAATCATTCACTCTGGCGATATTTTCAGGGATGTTTATTGCAATCGCTTTTGTGTTCTATATCTCGGTTACGACTGGTAGTGAAGCCGGTTGGGGCATAACGCGCTTTATTGGTGGTATCGCGTTTAGTTTAGGCTTAATGCTGGTTATTGCCGCAGGTGGTGAGTTATTTACCAGTACGGTATTAACCAGTGTTACCTGGATTAATAAACGGATCACTATGAAGCAACAATTACATTGCTGGGCACGGGTTTATTTAGGCAACATGGTTGGCGCATTATTGATGGTGTTGCTTATTATGTTAGGCCGCTTATTTGAGTTAGCGGATAACCAGTGGGGCTTATCGGCACTCAATATTGCCCAGCACAAATTACATCATACTTGGCTGCAAGCATTTGTATTAGGTATTTTGTGTAATGTGTTGGTGTGTTTAGGCATTTGGATGACATTTGCCACTAAAGACTTATTAACGAAATGTTTTCTAGTGATATTGCCTGTTGCCATGTTTGTTGCCACAGGTTTTGAACACTGTATTGCTAACTTATTTATGTTGCCTTTTGGTATCGCAGTACAAAATTTTGCCCCAGACAGTTTTTTTATGGCGTTAGAAATTAGCCGAGATCAATTTAGCGACGTTAACTTAAGCAACGCTATTTTTAATAACTTAATTCCGGTGACATTAGGCAATATTGTTGGCGGGGCGGTCGCGATAGGTTTAGGTTACTGGTTAGTTGAAAACGGCAGTTTTTCAACTATTACCTCAACAAATAGCATAATTAAACCTGCGGTAAAAACAGAAGTAGATTAGTTATTTAGTTATCACACCAATACTTAACGTGTAAAACAGTGGGCTAGCGAATACCATTGAGGTTCCGCTAGCCCTCTTCTTTAGTTATGTGACTATCTGTTTTTTTAGCTACATTTTTATCTTCAATTTTCTTTGCAAAATAGAACCAAGCAATTTTTATACTCATTCCATTTTTTTCCTGAATCCTGCTTAAACATCGCTATCATCTTTGGGAATATTGATGACTGAGAGCTTGTTCAAAGATCAAAACCCTGAGTTTGGTAGCTTTAGAAATTCTATTTCATCTTTTGTTGATTGACGCCCTAGAATTGCGTTGCGATGCGGATAACGACCAAATCTATCAATAATCTCTTTATGTTTATATTCAAAATCTAGGTTACTTTGAATACCCACAGAGCTGAATAGCCTGACCGCTTCTGTGTGTATTAACTTCGACTCACTGTGCATAAAGGGTATATAAAGAAAAATACGCTGAATTTGCGATAACTCGCTATCCAAACCTTTTGATATGGTAAATTGAGCAAGTGCTAATGCCATTGAATCGCATGCAAATGACTCTGGTTTGTCACGATAAATATTTCGTGAAAATTGATCTATTACGATAACCTCAGCAAGACTACCTAAAGCTGTTTCACGCCAATGAAACAACTCACCGGCTTTAGCTTGATTGTGGACCGCGCCAAAACGAGTTTGAATCATTAAGTCGAAGGCAACATCTTTTTGCCACCATTGCTTAGGCTCAAGCTCTGTAAACCAAAAGTCTATAATTTTTTGATACATTTTAGTACTCCTTGTTTAATGTTTTATTGTAGCCGTGTTGCGGCATAGTGGATTAGGGGACTTTATGTTTAAGCGAACGATGATTTGATGGCGACAAATGAATTCGATGCATTCTTTTAAATAGCTTATTTGACTACAGAAGTCATCAAAAAAGTTATGCTTCGTTTGGATTGCATCGTTCTCATTGCCTGCAATTTTGCACGAAACTAAGCTAGGCGACTTAGACTCAGAGCTAGTCAAAGATTATTCAGTGAAACGATTAAACCAGCTTTGTATAATGAAGATTGCTCAACCATTTGGATATGTTGTGTGAGATTTTTTTTACGTCCCTATTTGCCACAGGAGCTTGAGCCAAACTAATATTTACGCTAGTTTTCAAAATTTCTCCTTAAAACACAACGTCTTTAACAGTGAATGATTTTTCCGGCTGCTTGCAATAGTGTTCGCCCTTTATGGGGATAGACTCATGAGGTGAAAGCCTCTGTATTCTGCCATTTAATCTGCTGGATATTTTCACTTAGCCTGAACTCGGGCTACTCACTCAGAATTTTATTTACATCCTCAGGGATAGGCATTGATTTCAATGGATTGACATTAGTTCCGCCTGTGTTTCCTGTCGGAACCCAAATTTTTGAAAACAATACCGACGCTATTATTCTGCTTATCTGACCAAATACTTCTCTGAAATTGTGTTTCTTGAAACCAATTTTAAGCATCCACCAATGGGATTTTGTATGAGGTAGAATATAACTTTGACCTAGAATATGCGCTCGTTCTAAGTGATAGAATGCTACATCAAATTTATTTAATGTATAAAAACGAATAGCTTGATCCATTTCTAAACCATAAGCATCTTTAAGTTTTTTTCGCACAGATCTACTCACTTAATTCTTATTAAAATTAGTGTTACTAATTTAGCAATTAAAATGAATGTATGTCAGTTAAATTAAGCTAATAAAAAACCCGACATTAGCCGGGTTTTTGATGATGAAGACGGATTATAACGAGTGTGTCGTTATAACAATCGCACCATTATTGTACGTTTTCGCTATCGCCAAACTCACCAGCAAATAACACTGATGATAAATAACGCTCAGCTGCTGATGGTAGAATAACAACAATTGTTTTGTCTGCAAATTCTGGCAGTGCAGCAATACGATTAGCTGCTACAACAGCTGCACCAGAAGATATGCCTACTAAAATACCTTCTTCTTTCATCAAGCGTAATGACATTTCAATAGCATCTTCATTGCTAACAGCTTCAACGCGGTCAACTAATGAAAGGTCTAGGTTTCCTGGGATGAAACCCGCGCCAATACCTTGGATTTTATGTGGTCCAGGTTGGATAGGTTGACCCGCTTTAGCTTGAGCGATAACGGGTGAGTCCACTGGCTCTACAGCAACAGAAATAACTTCTTTACCCTGTGCTTTTAAGAAACGGCTAGTACCTGTAATCGTGCCACCAGTACCTACACCGGCAACAAACACATCTACCTGGCCATCAGTATCATTCCAAATTTCAGGACCTGTGGTTTTCTCATGAATTTCAGGATTAGCAGGGTTGCTGAATTGACCTAAAACTAAATATTTAGACGGATCTGATAAACGAATTTCTTCTGCTTTATCAATTGCGCCTTTCATGCCTTTAGCGCCTTCTGTTAATACCACTTTAGCACCGAGTGCTTTTAACAGTTTACGACGCTCTAGGCTCATTGTGTTTGGCATAGTTAGGGTTAACTTATAACCACGAGCTGCGGCAACATAAGCAAGTGCAATACCTGTATTACCTGATGTTGGTTCTACTAGCTCTACATCTTTAGTTAGGGTGCCTTTCTTTTCCGCATCCCAAATCATGTTAGCGCCAATACGACACTTAACACTAAAGCTTGGGTTACGAGCTTCAATTTTGGCTAATACGTTACCGTTACTGACGCG encodes the following:
- a CDS encoding nuclear transport factor 2 family protein, which codes for MFRFVFIFSLIALLGCEKVIEKGEAPQTPESVTLSFLEAIYNERDISKALPYVTPELREVLEHYHIASSVQRHVMGLSMTEVNMSIDEIDIDFFRKFTDEVTIIVKMEGLKGGRPWVDDRTLHLKKKGKKWIIVEVLPEKGRISG
- the pta gene encoding phosphate acetyltransferase; translation: MSRNIMLVPIGIGVGLTSLSLGMVRALERKGVKVQFFKPIAQIRSGDKGPERSTTILSKSPTVNPLEPFGMEHAEALIRSEQTDVLMEQIIARASECAANTEIIVVEGLVPTRSHPFADDINYEIAKALDADVIFIATPGNDTPNGLMNRLEIAYNSWGGAKNKRVIGSIINKIGAPTDNEGRARPDLSEVFDHNNVKVGDTAGMFQLPGKSPLRILGSVPFNLDLISPRASDLAKHLNARIINAGEMHIRRMRRVTFCARSIPNMVTHIKTNSLLVTSGDRSDVIVSACLAAMNGVKIGALLLTGGYEPEPEIMKLCEQAFETGLPVFLIDSNTWQTSLNIQRFDHEVPVDDAVRVEKVQEYVASHIDQSWIESVTQDSTREHRLSPPAFRYKLTELARAARKKIVLPEGEEPRTIKAAAICAERGIARCVLLGNREEILRIASVQDVVLGEGVEIIDPETAREKYVEPMLNLRRHKGLTEVVAREQLEDNMVLGTMMLAENEVDGIVSGAINTTANTIRPPLQLIKTAPGSSLVSSIFFMLMPDQVLVYGDCAINPDPNPEQLADIAIQSAESAAAFGIEPRVAMISYSTGTSGTGSDVDKVREATRIAKEKRPDLIIDGPLQYDAAVMPNVAMSKAPNSPVAGKATVFIFPDLNTGNTTYKAVQRSADLVSIGPMLQGMRKPVNDLSRGALVDDIVYTIALTAIQSAQNEAKAKS
- the ackA gene encoding acetate kinase: MSDNLESDDLVLVLNCGSSSLKFAVIGAQSGEEHISGLAECFGLEDSRIKWKAQGGKNEAKLGAFTAHREAVEYIVKTILAGHPELAAQIKAIGHRIVHGGEKFTRSVIITPDVIQGIENCASLAPLHNPAHLIGIRAAMASFPTLPQVAVFDTAFHQSMPEKAYIYALPYKLYREHGIRRYGMHGTSHFYVSREAAKVLNKDIADTNVIVAHLGNGASVTAIKGGKSVDTSMGLTPLEGLVMGTRCGDLDPSIIFHLVNQLGYTLTEVNNLLNKQSGLLGISELTNDCRGIEEGYQDGHKGATLALEIFCYRLAKYIASYTVPLGRLDAIIFTGGIGENSDLIRAKVLDLLAIFNFKVDDTKNKAARFGHDGIITADNSPVAMVIPTNEEWVIAEDAVKLISAK
- the yfbV gene encoding terminus macrodomain insulation protein YfbV, with product MVLNVVTLIRDGKKYMSTWPMVRQLGFYFPEYRVVKATQTAFWAMPVIALFVASSQIYVLGWGHFPQTLAMTLFIISLPIQGLLWLGWRSRHPLPLSLFDWSNQLSQKLNQMGVNCQPLGAKACYLDFASLLNIAFNRLDKHYWDEL
- the pflA gene encoding pyruvate formate lyase 1-activating protein codes for the protein MAKGRIHSIESFGTVDGPGIRYIAFMQGCLMRCQYCHNRDTWDLEAGKEVTVGELMSQIITYRPFLEASGGGVTASGGEAILQAEFVAELFKACKDQAIHTCLDTNGFVRKYDPVIDELLDSTDLVLLDIKQMDDPTHILLTKVSNQRTLQFAQYLATRGQKTWIRYVVVNGFTDDIESAIKLAEFIKPMTNVEKVELLPFHQLGEHKWQAYGEASPLANLSPPSEQTMLSIKQVFTDRGIEAIF
- the pflB gene encoding formate C-acetyltransferase, whose product is MTDNTTVFANAWNNFVAGDWKTQVNVRDFIQHNYTPYEGDESFLADATDATLSLWDKVMEGIKQENTTHAPIDFDTKMVSTITSHDAGYINQELETIVGLQTDAPLKRAMLPNGGIRMVEGSCKAYDRELDSDINYIYSELRKTHNQGVFDVYTPEIMACRKSGILTGLPDAYGRGRIIGDYRRIALYGIDYLMQDKLAQFTSLQAQMEAGDDLNNVIQLREEISEQYRALTQMKVMAAKYGCDISVPATSAKEAIQWTYFGYLAAVKSQNGAAMSLGRTSSFLDIFIERDIKNGIITEQQAQEMVDHFVMKLRMVRFLRTPEYDELFSGDPIWATESIAGMGVDGRTLVTKSSFRFLHTLYNMGPSPEPNITVLWSTKLPQGFKSYCAKVTIDTSSIQYENDDLMRPDFQSDDYAIACCVSPMIVGKHMQFFGARANLAKTMLYAINGGVDEKLKKQIAPKTAAITDTVLDFDDVMTRLDSQMDWLATQYVTALNSIHFMHDKYSYEAALMALHDRDVRRTMACGIAGLSIAADSLSAIKYAKVKPIRDESGIAVDFDIEGDYPKFGNNDSRVDDIACDLVERFMAKIRDKKMYRNAIPTQSILTITSNVVYGKKTGNTPDGRRSGAPFAPGANPMHGRDENGAIASLTSVGKLPFEHAQDGISYTFSIVPNALGKEDSTRRNNLAALMDGYFMHNDHQQGGQHLNVNVMNREMLEDAIINPDKYPQLTIRVSGYAVRFNALTTEQQQDVITRTFTKGL